One Leopardus geoffroyi isolate Oge1 chromosome C1, O.geoffroyi_Oge1_pat1.0, whole genome shotgun sequence DNA segment encodes these proteins:
- the SRSF10 gene encoding serine/arginine-rich splicing factor 10 isoform X1 has protein sequence MSRYLRPPNTSLFVRNVADDTRSEDLRREFGRYGPIVDVYVPLDFYTRRPRGFAYVQFEDVRDAEDALHNLDRKWICGRQIEIQFAQGDRKTPNQMKAKEGRNVYSSSRYDDYDRYRRSRSRSYERRRSRSRSFDYNYRRSYSPRNSRPAGRPRRSRSHSDNDRFKHRNRSFSRSKSNSRSRSKSQPKKEMKAKSRSRSASHTKTRGTSKTDSKTYYKSGSRYEKESRKKEPPRSKSQSRSQSRSRSKSRSRSWTSPKSSGH, from the exons ATGTCCCGCTACCTGCGCCCCCCCAACACGTCTCTGTTCGTAAGGAACGTGGCCGACGATACCAG GTCCGAAGATTTACGACGAGAATTTGGTCGTTATGGTCCTATAGTTGATGTGTATGTTCCACTTGATTTCTACACGCGTCGTCCAAGAGGATTTGCTTATGTTCA ATTTGAGGATGTACGTGATGCCGAAGACGCTTTACATAATTTGGACAGAAAATGGATTTGTGGACGCCAAATTGAAATACAGTTTGCACAGGGGGATCGGAAGA CTCCAAATCAAATGAAAGCCAAGGAAGGGAGGAATGTGTACAGTTCTTCACGCTATGATGATTATGACAGATACAGACGTTCTAGAAGCCGAAGTTATGAAAGAAGAAGATCAAGAAGCCGGTCCTTTGATTACAACTATAGAAGATCTTATAGTCCTAGAAA CAGTAGACCGGCTGGAAGACCACGGCGTAGCAGAAGCCATTCCGACAATGATAG ATTCAAACACCGAAATCGATCTTTTTCAAGATCTAAATCCAATTCAAGATCACGGTCCAAGTCCCAGcccaagaaagaaatgaaggctaAATCACGTTCTAGGTCTGCATCTCACACCAAAACTAGAGGCACCTCTAAAACAGATTCCAAAACATATTATAAGTCTGGCTCAAGATATGAAAAGGAATCAAGGAAAAAAGAACCACCTAGATCCAAATCTCAGTCAAGATCACAATCTAGGTCTAGGTCAAAATCTAGATCAAGGTCTTGGACTAGTCCTAAGTCCAGTGGCCACTGA
- the SRSF10 gene encoding serine/arginine-rich splicing factor 10 isoform X6 yields the protein MSRYLRPPNTSLFVRNVADDTRSEDLRREFGRYGPIVDVYVPLDFYTRRPRGFAYVQFEDVRDAEDALHNLDRKWICGRQIEIQFAQGDRKTPNQMKAKEGRNVYSSSRYDDYDRYRRSRSRSYERRRSRSRSFDYNYRRSYSPRNSRPAGRPRRSRSHSDNDRFKHRNRSFSRSKSNSRSRSKSQPKKEMKAKSRSRPNCSWNTQYSSAYYTSRKI from the exons ATGTCCCGCTACCTGCGCCCCCCCAACACGTCTCTGTTCGTAAGGAACGTGGCCGACGATACCAG GTCCGAAGATTTACGACGAGAATTTGGTCGTTATGGTCCTATAGTTGATGTGTATGTTCCACTTGATTTCTACACGCGTCGTCCAAGAGGATTTGCTTATGTTCA ATTTGAGGATGTACGTGATGCCGAAGACGCTTTACATAATTTGGACAGAAAATGGATTTGTGGACGCCAAATTGAAATACAGTTTGCACAGGGGGATCGGAAGA CTCCAAATCAAATGAAAGCCAAGGAAGGGAGGAATGTGTACAGTTCTTCACGCTATGATGATTATGACAGATACAGACGTTCTAGAAGCCGAAGTTATGAAAGAAGAAGATCAAGAAGCCGGTCCTTTGATTACAACTATAGAAGATCTTATAGTCCTAGAAA CAGTAGACCGGCTGGAAGACCACGGCGTAGCAGAAGCCATTCCGACAATGATAG ATTCAAACACCGAAATCGATCTTTTTCAAGATCTAAATCCAATTCAAGATCACGGTCCAAGTCCCAGcccaagaaagaaatgaaggctaAATCACGTTCTAG
- the SRSF10 gene encoding serine/arginine-rich splicing factor 10 isoform X2 produces the protein MSRYLRPPNTSLFVRNVADDTRSEDLRREFGRYGPIVDVYVPLDFYTRRPRGFAYVQFEDVRDAEDALHNLDRKWICGRQIEIQFAQGDRKTPNQMKAKEGRNVYSSSRYDDYDRYRRSRSRSYERRRSRSRSFDYNYRRSYSPRNRPAGRPRRSRSHSDNDRFKHRNRSFSRSKSNSRSRSKSQPKKEMKAKSRSRSASHTKTRGTSKTDSKTYYKSGSRYEKESRKKEPPRSKSQSRSQSRSRSKSRSRSWTSPKSSGH, from the exons ATGTCCCGCTACCTGCGCCCCCCCAACACGTCTCTGTTCGTAAGGAACGTGGCCGACGATACCAG GTCCGAAGATTTACGACGAGAATTTGGTCGTTATGGTCCTATAGTTGATGTGTATGTTCCACTTGATTTCTACACGCGTCGTCCAAGAGGATTTGCTTATGTTCA ATTTGAGGATGTACGTGATGCCGAAGACGCTTTACATAATTTGGACAGAAAATGGATTTGTGGACGCCAAATTGAAATACAGTTTGCACAGGGGGATCGGAAGA CTCCAAATCAAATGAAAGCCAAGGAAGGGAGGAATGTGTACAGTTCTTCACGCTATGATGATTATGACAGATACAGACGTTCTAGAAGCCGAAGTTATGAAAGAAGAAGATCAAGAAGCCGGTCCTTTGATTACAACTATAGAAGATCTTATAGTCCTAGAAA TAGACCGGCTGGAAGACCACGGCGTAGCAGAAGCCATTCCGACAATGATAG ATTCAAACACCGAAATCGATCTTTTTCAAGATCTAAATCCAATTCAAGATCACGGTCCAAGTCCCAGcccaagaaagaaatgaaggctaAATCACGTTCTAGGTCTGCATCTCACACCAAAACTAGAGGCACCTCTAAAACAGATTCCAAAACATATTATAAGTCTGGCTCAAGATATGAAAAGGAATCAAGGAAAAAAGAACCACCTAGATCCAAATCTCAGTCAAGATCACAATCTAGGTCTAGGTCAAAATCTAGATCAAGGTCTTGGACTAGTCCTAAGTCCAGTGGCCACTGA